The following are encoded together in the Labrus mixtus chromosome 2, fLabMix1.1, whole genome shotgun sequence genome:
- the mmaa gene encoding methylmalonic aciduria type A protein, mitochondrial, with translation MRGFGYSLRRICAPLPSSFAVPSFTRTCCLSRGVFTGSSLLGHSGQHRRSVSTALRQPIQDLSAPEQRLLDKLYEGLIGGQRASLAESITLVETQHPRKKELAQVLLQRVLAYRRQQEGRNGGKPAAFRVGLSGPPGAGKSSFIEVVGKMLTGRGHKVSVLAVDPSSCTTGGSLMGDKTRMTELSRDMDAFVRPSPASGTLGGVTRTTNEAIVLCEGAGYDIVLVETVGVGQSEFAVADMVDMFVLLIPPAGGDELQGIKRGIIERADLVVVTKSDGDLVVPARRIQTEYTSALKLLRRQSKSWNPKVVRASSHTFEGIPEVWTKMESYRDAMLASGELQGRRRAQQRVWMWSLIQENVLQHFQNHPSVRDALPHLEERVTKGAISPGLAADLLLKAFSSSSSSSSSSSP, from the exons ATGAGAGGGTTTGGCTACTCCCTTCGCCGCATTTGCGCCCCCCTTCCCTCCTCATTCGCTGTCCCCTCATTCACCAGGACATGCTGCCTCAGCCGAGGGGTCTTCACCGGATCCAGCCTCCTCGGTCACAGCGGTCAGCACAGGAGGAGTGTGAGCACAGCCCTCAGACAGCCCATACAGGACCTGAGTGCGCCAGAACAGAGACTGCTGGATAAGCTTTATGAAGGGCTGATCGGGGGACAGCGGGCATCTCTGGCTGAGTCCATCACATTGGTGGAGACCCAGCACCCAAGGAAGAAAGAGCTGGCCCAGGTGCTGCTGCAGAGGGTGCTGGCCTACAGGAGGCAGCAGGAGGGTCGTAACGGAGGGAAGCCGGCGGCCTTCAGAGTAG GTCTGTCGGGACCTCCAGGAGCAGGGAAGTCCTCTTTCATCGAGGTGGTGGGCAAGATGTTGACAGGACGTGGACATAAAGTTTCAGTGCTGGCTGTAGACCCGTCGTCCTGCACTACAGGAG GGTCTCTGATGGGTGATAAAACGCGTATGACTGAACTCTCCAGGGACATGGACGCTTTTGTCAGACCATCTCCTGCCTCAGGAACGCTTGGTGGAGTCACCAGAACGACAAATGAGGCCATTGTGTTGTGTGAGGGTGCGGGATATGACATTGTCCTTGTAGAGACTGTAG GTGTCGGACAATCAGAGTTTGCCGTGGCTGACATGGTTGATATGTTTGTGCTGCTGAttccaccagcagggggcgatgaACTTCAG GGTATCAAGAGGGGCATCATAGAGAGGGCCGACTTGGTGGTGGTGACAAAGTCGGATGGGGACCTTGTGGTGCCGGCTAGGCGGATCCAGACTGAATACACCAGCGCACTCAAGCTGCTCAGGAGACAGTCCAAGTCCTGGAACCCTAAG GTGGTGCGCGCCTCCTCACACACGTTTGAGGGCATCCCAGAGGTCTGGACAAAGATGGAGTCATACCGGGATGCCATGCTAGCCAGTGGTGAACTGCAGGGCAGGCGGAGAGCCCAGCAGAGGGTTTGGATGTGGAGTCTGATCCAGGAAAACGTCCTCCAACATTTCCAAAATCACCCCAGTGTCAGAGACGCTCTACCCCACCTCGAGGAGCGAGTCACCAAAGGAGCCATCTCTCCTGGACTGGCTGCTGATCTGCTTCTCAAGGCcttctcatcatcatcatcatcatcatcatcatcgtcaccaTAG
- the smad1 gene encoding mothers against decapentaplegic homolog 1, with translation MNVTSLFSFTSPAVKRLLGWKQGDEEEKWAEKAVDALVKKLKKKKGAMEELERALSCPGQPSNCVTIPRSLDGRLQVSHRKGLPHVIYCRVWRWPDLQSHHELKALECCEYPFGSKQKDVCINPYHYKRVDSPVLPPVLVPRNSEFNAKHTMLPRFRNPLQQNEPHMPQNATFPESFAQANTMPPNFPHSPGNSYPNSPGSGSSATFPHSPSSSDPGSPFQMPETPPPAYMPPEEPITQDCPQPMDTNLLAPTLPIESSNRPDVQPVAYEEPKHWCSIVYYELNNRVGEAFQASSTSVLVDGFTDPSNNRNRFCLGLLSNVNRNSTIENTRRHIGKGVHLYYVGGEVYAECLSDSSIFVQSRNCNYHHGFHPTTVCKIPSGCSLKIFNNQEFAELLAQSVNHGFEAVYELTKMCTIRMSFVKGWGAEYHRQDVTSTPCWIEIHLHGPLQWLDKVLTQMGSPHNPISSVS, from the exons ATGAACGTCACCTCGCTCTTCTCCTTCACCAGTCCGGCTGTCAAACGACTGCTGGGTTGGAAGCAGGGAGATGAGGAAGAGAAATGGGCAGAAAAGGCGGTGGATGCTTTggtaaaaaaactgaaaaagaagaagggagccatggaggagctggagagggcTCTCAGCTGCCCGGGTCAGCCCAGTAACTGTGTGACAATCCCACGCTCCCTCGACGGACGGCTGCAGGTGTCCCATCGGAAAGGTCTGCCGCACGTCATTTACTGCAGAGTGTGGCGCTGGCCCGACCTGCAGTCCCACCATGAGCTGAAGGCCCTGGAGTGCTGCGAGTACCCCTTTGGCTCCAAGCAGAAGGATGTCTGTATCAACCCTTACCACTACAAACGAGTGGACAGTCCAG TGTTGCCACCTGTTCTGGTACCAAGGAACAGTGAATTCAACGCCAAGCATACGATGCTGCCTCGCTTCCGCAACCCTCTACAACAGAATGAGCCGCACATGCCCCAGAATGCCACCTTCCCAGAATCCTTTGCTCAGGCCAATACCATGCCCCCCAATTTCCCACATTCGCCGGGAAACAGCTATCCAAACTCACCGGGAAGTGGCAGCAGCGCCACCTTTCCTCATTCACCATCCAGCTCGGACCCTGGCAGTCCATTCCAGATGCCAG AGACTCCCCCTCCTGCCTACATGCCTCCAGAGGAGCCCATTACTCAGGATTGCCCCCAGCCTATGGACACCAACTTATTAGCTCCAACATTGCCTATAGAGAGCAGCAACCGGCCAG ATGTGCAGCCCGTGGCCTATGAGGAACCCAAGCACTGGTGCTCTATTGTTTACTATGAGCTCAACAATCGTGTCGGAGAGGCGTTCCAGGCGTCTTCCACCAGCGTGCTCGTCGATGGCTTCACAGATCCCTCCAATAACCGCAACCGATTCTGCCTCGGCCTGCTCTCCAACGTCAACCGCAACTCCACCATCGAGAACACCCGGCGGCACATCGGCAAAG GTGTCCATCTGTATTACGTTGGTGGGGAGGTGTATGCAGAGTGTCTGAGTGACAGCAGTATTTTTGTCCAGAGTCGTAACTGTAACTACCATCATGGCTTCCATCCCACAACTGTGTGTAAGATTCCGAGCGGCTGCAGCCTGAAGATTTTCAACAACCAGGAGTTTGCTGAGCTTCTGGCCCAGTCGGTCAACCACGGCTTTGAGGCTGTTTACGAGCTCACCAAGATGTGTACCATCCGCATGAGCTTTGTTAAG ggcTGGGGAGCAGAGTACCACCGCCAGGATGTGACCAGCACACCCTGCTGGATCGAGATCCACCTGCATGGTCCCCTACAGTGGTTGGATAAGGTGCTAACCCAGATGGGCTCCCCCCACAACCCTATATCCTCCGTCTCCTAG